One region of Hydrogenobaculum sp. Y04AAS1 genomic DNA includes:
- the rplA gene encoding 50S ribosomal protein L1, producing the protein MRRGKKYIEASKLVMPGKTYALPEAVEILKKMEDILKHKFDETVELAMKLGVDPKYADQMVRGSLVLPAGLGRELKVLVLAEGDAIKEAQNAGADYAGGDDIINKILKESWVDFDVVIATPEIMPKVGKLGKVLGPRGLMPNPKTGTVTPNVKAAVEEAKKGRVEFKVDKTGNIHMPIGKISFKPEDIMKNAYAAIDAVVRAKPPGAKGQYVKNIAISLTMSPSVELDIQTTLKQLQEAVA; encoded by the coding sequence ATGAGAAGAGGAAAGAAGTATATAGAGGCTTCTAAGCTTGTAATGCCAGGTAAAACTTATGCTTTGCCTGAAGCGGTAGAGATTCTTAAAAAAATGGAAGACATCTTAAAGCATAAGTTTGATGAAACTGTTGAACTTGCTATGAAGTTGGGTGTAGATCCTAAGTATGCCGACCAAATGGTTAGAGGGTCTTTAGTGTTACCGGCCGGGCTTGGAAGAGAGCTAAAGGTGTTGGTTTTGGCTGAAGGTGATGCTATAAAAGAAGCCCAAAACGCTGGGGCCGATTATGCTGGTGGCGATGATATAATAAATAAAATCCTTAAAGAGTCTTGGGTAGATTTTGATGTAGTGATAGCTACACCAGAGATAATGCCAAAGGTTGGTAAGCTTGGTAAAGTGCTTGGACCAAGAGGCCTAATGCCAAACCCAAAAACCGGTACCGTGACACCTAACGTAAAAGCAGCTGTAGAAGAAGCTAAAAAGGGTAGAGTAGAGTTCAAAGTAGATAAAACCGGTAATATTCATATGCCTATAGGTAAAATAAGCTTTAAACCAGAAGATATTATGAAAAATGCTTATGCGGCTATAGATGCTGTGGTAAGAGCAAAGCCTCCAGGTGCCAAGGGCCAATATGTGAAGAATATAGCTATATCTTTAACGATGAGCCCTTCTGTTGAACTTGATATACAAACAACGCTAAAACAATTGCAAGAAGCTGTAGCTTAA
- the rplJ gene encoding 50S ribosomal protein L10: MNKETLQKKIETVEGYKKKLTKSNFVLFFNFNGLPADVATSLRRELKSVDSEMLVGRTTLFFRAFENTIIHDHREIFVGPTAVIFSYKDLAKTAKIVFDTCKSIDKDNPLRFVKAGMLGNKYLTPKDIEALANLPSMEVLVSKLMGVLQAPVVGFIMALKAVPQKLVLTLKAVETKNS, from the coding sequence ATGAACAAAGAGACGCTTCAGAAGAAGATAGAAACGGTAGAAGGTTATAAGAAAAAGCTTACCAAAAGCAATTTTGTATTGTTTTTCAACTTCAACGGATTACCTGCGGATGTGGCTACTTCTCTAAGAAGAGAGCTTAAATCTGTAGATTCTGAGATGTTGGTGGGTAGGACTACGCTATTTTTTAGGGCTTTTGAGAATACGATAATACATGATCACAGAGAAATCTTTGTGGGACCAACGGCTGTTATCTTTTCATACAAAGACCTGGCTAAAACTGCCAAGATTGTTTTTGATACATGTAAAAGCATTGACAAAGATAACCCGCTCAGATTTGTAAAAGCTGGTATGCTAGGCAATAAATACCTTACGCCTAAAGATATTGAAGCTCTTGCCAATTTACCAAGTATGGAAGTGCTTGTATCTAAGCTTATGGGTGTATTGCAGGCCCCTGTGGTTGGCTTTATAATGGCGTTAAAAGCTGTTCCCCAAAAGCTTGTACTTACTTTAAAAGCTGTAGAAACTAAGAATTCTTAA
- the nusG gene encoding transcription termination/antitermination protein NusG → MTDMKWYALQVEAGKETTAKESLMKVIELDKINDLVEDIVLPAEEKVVIKALGKEKYRLSLRGNNRDISVLGKKCVTVFRIEEGTVKVVPSEDDEDCNHDCIRAGEISKPGQKITCKDNKTEAKIVLDNKMFPGYILLKAHMDDRLLRAIEKAPHVYKPVLVGGKIAPLKEEEVNKILAHAQRGFKTKKAVFEKGEQVRIIEGPFMSFTGTIEEVNLEREKLNVLISIFGRLTPVELDFSQVEKI, encoded by the coding sequence ATGACTGATATGAAGTGGTATGCTCTGCAGGTTGAAGCCGGAAAGGAGACCACCGCTAAAGAATCTCTTATGAAGGTTATAGAACTTGACAAGATAAACGATCTGGTAGAAGATATAGTGTTGCCTGCAGAGGAAAAAGTAGTTATAAAAGCCCTAGGGAAAGAAAAATATAGATTATCTTTAAGAGGAAACAACAGGGATATAAGTGTTTTGGGTAAAAAATGCGTAACTGTATTTAGAATAGAAGAAGGCACTGTAAAGGTTGTGCCATCGGAAGATGATGAAGACTGTAACCATGACTGTATAAGGGCTGGAGAAATATCTAAACCGGGGCAAAAAATTACTTGCAAGGACAATAAAACTGAAGCAAAAATAGTTTTGGATAATAAAATGTTTCCAGGGTATATATTGTTAAAAGCTCATATGGACGACAGGCTTTTAAGAGCAATAGAAAAGGCACCGCACGTTTACAAGCCGGTCTTGGTGGGTGGCAAAATAGCCCCTTTGAAAGAGGAAGAAGTAAATAAAATATTGGCACATGCTCAGAGAGGATTCAAAACCAAAAAAGCGGTATTTGAAAAAGGTGAGCAGGTTAGAATTATAGAAGGTCCTTTTATGAGTTTTACCGGTACTATAGAAGAAGTGAACTTAGAAAGAGAAAAGTTAAATGTGCTTATTAGCATATTTGGAAGGTTAACACCTGTGGAGCTTGATTTTTCACAGGTAGAAAAGATATAA
- the rplL gene encoding 50S ribosomal protein L7/L12 codes for MATLTIDEIVDAISGMTVLEVAELVKKLEEKFGVSAAAMVAASPAAGGAAASPAAEEKTEFDVILQDAGANKLNVIKVVRELTGLGLKEAKDLVDGAPKPIKQGVSKEEAENIKKKLEEAGAKVEVK; via the coding sequence ATGGCTACACTTACAATCGATGAAATTGTGGACGCTATAAGCGGCATGACAGTGTTGGAAGTTGCAGAGCTTGTGAAAAAGCTCGAGGAAAAATTTGGTGTTTCGGCGGCCGCTATGGTAGCAGCATCACCAGCAGCCGGAGGAGCTGCAGCATCACCAGCAGCTGAGGAAAAGACCGAGTTTGATGTGATATTACAAGATGCTGGAGCTAACAAACTCAACGTTATAAAGGTTGTTAGAGAGCTAACGGGTTTAGGTCTTAAAGAGGCTAAAGACTTAGTGGACGGAGCTCCAAAACCAATTAAGCAAGGTGTATCTAAAGAAGAAGCGGAAAATATAAAGAAAAAGCTAGAAGAAGCTGGTGCAAAAGTAGAAGTAAAATAA
- the rplK gene encoding 50S ribosomal protein L11 produces MAKKLTATVELMLPAGQATPAPPVGPALGQHGINIMEFVKQFNAASKDMEPGTIVPVVISIYADRSFTFIMKTPPTSFLLKKAAKVQKGSSDPKRQKAGKITLNQLKEIAQLKAKDMNTQDLDAVMRTIAGTARSMGIEIEGYKG; encoded by the coding sequence ATGGCTAAAAAGTTAACAGCTACAGTTGAATTGATGCTTCCAGCGGGGCAAGCGACACCGGCTCCTCCTGTTGGGCCTGCTTTAGGTCAGCATGGTATAAATATAATGGAGTTTGTGAAGCAGTTTAACGCTGCTTCAAAAGATATGGAACCCGGTACTATTGTGCCGGTTGTGATTAGTATATATGCTGATAGAAGTTTTACGTTTATAATGAAAACACCGCCTACTTCTTTCTTGTTGAAGAAGGCGGCAAAGGTCCAAAAGGGCTCATCTGATCCAAAACGTCAAAAGGCTGGTAAGATTACCTTAAATCAGTTAAAAGAGATAGCTCAATTAAAAGCTAAAGATATGAACACTCAAGATCTAGATGCTGTTATGAGAACGATAGCCGGTACTGCCAGAAGCATGGGCATAGAAATAGAAGGTTATAAGGGGTAA